The Natronoglycomyces albus genome has a segment encoding these proteins:
- a CDS encoding adenylate/guanylate cyclase domain-containing protein codes for MTCPFCSADTIPGARYCHTCGGPLAPEANAPQTERRVVTVLFADLSDFTAWSEDQDPERVGAVTDRLLNECVQAVVEFGGHVNKLTGDGLMAVFGAPLSHEDDAERSVRAAQAMQRRVRRTLKAESGGGLPIGLRVGLRTGLVVAGMQANLEYTVIGDTVNTAARISDVASVGAVYAGEQTMQETKHIASWRRLNPVKLKGKRLPVEVYELLGFHDEPGTRASLGDRAPFIGRDAELGRVKGRLEAVAERNQPQVLIHTAEAGMGKTRFARECRTLATERGARVLMVRSAAYGEGRRFGPLADLVRKAAGLKFDDDRATAEKRLHRIADRHVDASYLKIDVLLGLLGHARTDVGESPGGFTGQAVDSGTVPTAVADLLNLLATEGPLVLIVDDVHSASNAALESLGLAVSRLRGPILTLLFARPELMRDTPQLGRISEAEVYPLPPLVGADAARLLTAYLDGGKLEADDETKLLTFAQGNPYYLAELVTLLTEQELLALRDNVWKLAEGSLTGRVLSRDLAQVLGARIDALPADARALLRIASVFGDVIPEEAIDFLREAAPGNADASLMELLERRMLRRRTYSGYRFVTPLLRQAAYAPLGMADAAHQHAAIARWASQVKLADEEGDELVVFHAEQALQLASRVSLNRDDEVWDVVPLAAAAARRQAQSAMYSSEPEQAVAIIDRAEKIHPLAQPDKLLRGRALVRLGNIPRAIEQVASLAEELKLQVPTEGTAVDTAEVAFEDAEPAAQVLLLLGRVYRYRGDIDLARASWKAALEVSGIANLVGGRCDAQCRLGMLDYLSGDLDQADARFLDALAAATDAGDRQRIGWALQHRAWVLTARGDFVAAEEVLQRADEVFTDAGDAQGRAWVRGAAAFTLLMSGLFTDAKRLADTFLPVGVRSGDLFAVGLLRSVGAAASVELGDAEGADQEAEASYADFERIDDDWGRGFALYVRSLAAYRLRHIDEAMLLAEEADHFARSTGHPLLQRLTEAMRGWCLLRQGYTAEAAAAAESILASTRAEVQKSSRGAPIVLLAEVSAVEGKTGDALEYLERLTVYPDQPCLGWPRRRAIGRYAQLLAEEGQCEEATHWARMTLSAFGEDPEATQWAEEYLRTSSRS; via the coding sequence GTGACTTGTCCTTTCTGTTCAGCGGACACCATTCCCGGTGCCCGCTATTGCCACACCTGCGGGGGGCCGCTAGCCCCCGAGGCCAACGCGCCGCAGACGGAGCGCCGTGTCGTCACGGTGCTCTTCGCCGACCTGTCCGATTTCACCGCCTGGTCAGAGGACCAGGACCCCGAGCGGGTTGGAGCGGTGACCGATAGGTTGCTCAACGAGTGCGTTCAGGCCGTGGTCGAGTTCGGCGGGCACGTCAATAAACTCACCGGTGACGGGCTCATGGCCGTCTTCGGCGCCCCGCTGAGCCACGAGGACGACGCGGAGCGCTCCGTTCGCGCCGCTCAAGCCATGCAGCGCCGGGTCCGCCGCACCCTGAAGGCCGAATCCGGCGGTGGTCTACCCATCGGGCTGCGCGTCGGGCTGCGCACGGGCCTGGTCGTGGCCGGTATGCAGGCCAACCTCGAATACACCGTCATCGGCGACACGGTCAACACCGCCGCCCGCATCTCCGACGTGGCGTCGGTGGGTGCGGTGTACGCGGGTGAACAGACCATGCAGGAAACCAAGCACATCGCCTCCTGGCGTCGACTCAACCCGGTCAAGCTCAAAGGCAAGCGCCTTCCCGTCGAGGTCTATGAGTTGCTGGGTTTCCACGACGAGCCCGGCACCCGCGCCAGCTTGGGCGACCGGGCCCCGTTCATCGGCCGCGACGCCGAGCTGGGACGAGTCAAGGGCCGCCTGGAAGCCGTGGCCGAACGTAATCAGCCGCAGGTGCTCATCCACACGGCTGAGGCGGGCATGGGCAAGACCCGCTTTGCCCGCGAATGCCGCACTTTGGCCACCGAACGGGGCGCGCGCGTCCTGATGGTGCGCTCAGCGGCCTACGGCGAGGGCCGCCGCTTCGGGCCCCTGGCCGACCTGGTCCGCAAAGCCGCGGGCTTGAAATTCGACGACGACCGCGCCACGGCCGAAAAACGTCTCCACCGCATCGCCGATCGACACGTCGACGCCTCCTATCTCAAGATCGACGTGCTGTTGGGCCTCCTGGGTCACGCCCGCACCGACGTCGGCGAGTCCCCGGGCGGTTTCACCGGACAAGCGGTCGATTCGGGAACCGTACCCACCGCCGTGGCAGACTTGCTGAACCTGCTGGCCACAGAGGGCCCGCTGGTGCTCATCGTTGACGATGTGCACTCCGCCTCCAACGCGGCGCTCGAATCGCTGGGCCTGGCGGTCTCCCGCCTACGTGGGCCGATCCTCACCTTGCTATTCGCCCGCCCCGAACTCATGCGCGACACCCCCCAGCTGGGCCGCATCTCCGAGGCCGAGGTCTACCCGTTGCCACCCCTGGTGGGTGCCGACGCGGCCCGACTGCTCACCGCCTACCTCGACGGCGGCAAGCTCGAGGCCGACGACGAGACCAAACTGCTCACCTTCGCGCAAGGTAACCCCTATTACTTGGCCGAGCTGGTCACCTTGCTCACCGAGCAGGAACTACTGGCACTGCGAGACAACGTGTGGAAGCTCGCCGAGGGATCGCTGACGGGCCGAGTGCTCTCCCGCGACCTCGCCCAAGTGCTGGGAGCTCGCATCGACGCGCTCCCGGCCGATGCCCGCGCCTTGCTGCGCATCGCCTCGGTCTTTGGCGACGTCATCCCCGAAGAAGCTATCGACTTCCTGCGCGAGGCCGCTCCCGGTAACGCCGATGCCTCGCTGATGGAGCTGCTGGAGAGGCGTATGTTGCGCCGCCGCACCTACTCGGGCTACCGCTTTGTCACCCCGCTGCTGCGCCAGGCCGCCTACGCCCCGCTGGGGATGGCCGACGCCGCTCACCAACACGCCGCCATCGCCCGCTGGGCCTCCCAGGTGAAGCTAGCCGACGAAGAGGGCGACGAACTCGTCGTCTTCCACGCCGAACAGGCCCTCCAGTTGGCCAGCCGCGTCTCGCTCAACCGCGACGACGAGGTGTGGGACGTGGTGCCACTGGCCGCAGCCGCGGCCCGCCGCCAAGCCCAGTCGGCGATGTATTCCTCCGAACCCGAACAGGCCGTGGCCATCATCGACCGGGCCGAGAAGATTCACCCACTGGCCCAGCCGGATAAACTACTGCGGGGCCGGGCGCTGGTGCGCCTGGGCAATATCCCCCGCGCCATCGAACAAGTCGCCTCGCTAGCCGAGGAACTCAAGCTGCAAGTACCCACCGAAGGCACCGCCGTCGACACCGCCGAAGTCGCCTTCGAAGACGCCGAGCCAGCCGCCCAAGTGCTGCTGCTGTTGGGCCGCGTCTACCGCTATCGCGGCGATATCGACTTGGCCCGAGCCTCCTGGAAGGCCGCGCTGGAGGTCTCGGGCATCGCCAACCTCGTTGGCGGGCGCTGCGACGCCCAATGCCGCCTGGGCATGCTCGACTACCTCTCGGGCGACCTAGACCAGGCCGACGCCCGATTCCTCGACGCGCTGGCGGCCGCCACCGATGCGGGGGATAGGCAGCGCATCGGCTGGGCTTTGCAACACCGGGCTTGGGTCCTCACCGCACGCGGCGACTTTGTCGCCGCCGAGGAGGTCTTGCAGCGAGCCGACGAAGTCTTTACCGACGCCGGGGATGCGCAGGGACGCGCTTGGGTGCGCGGAGCCGCCGCCTTCACGTTGCTCATGTCCGGCCTGTTCACTGACGCAAAACGCCTGGCGGACACGTTCTTGCCGGTCGGGGTGAGGTCGGGCGACCTCTTCGCTGTGGGCCTGTTGCGTTCGGTGGGAGCCGCGGCGTCGGTGGAACTGGGCGACGCCGAGGGGGCCGACCAAGAGGCCGAGGCCTCCTACGCCGACTTCGAACGCATCGATGACGACTGGGGCCGTGGTTTCGCGCTGTATGTGCGCTCACTGGCCGCCTACCGGCTGCGCCACATTGACGAGGCGATGCTCTTGGCCGAGGAGGCCGACCATTTTGCGCGCAGCACCGGCCATCCGCTGTTGCAGCGTCTCACTGAGGCCATGCGCGGCTGGTGTCTGTTGCGGCAGGGATACACCGCCGAGGCCGCGGCCGCCGCCGAGTCGATTTTGGCTTCGACTCGCGCTGAGGTGCAAAAGTCCTCGCGCGGTGCGCCAATTGTGCTGCTAGCCGAGGTTTCGGCCGTGGAGGGCAAGACTGGTGACGCGTTGGAGTATTTGGAACGCCTGACGGTGTATCCGGACCAGCCGTGTCTGGGGTGGCCGCGTCGTCGCGCGATTGGGCGCTATGCGCAGTTGCTGGCCGAGGAAGGCCAATGCGAGGAAGCCACGCACTGGGCGCGTATGACGCTGTCGGCTTTCGGTGAGGACCCTGAGGCGACCCAGTGGGCCGAGGAGTATTTGCGCACCTCCAGCCGCAGCTGA
- a CDS encoding serine/threonine-protein kinase: MNSVSSYPTAARASVPQGNRRPDQPTAAPGGPAVAVQSPPRHSGTHAPQQPPSPHGAPHHPPTPQHPSVDLDPAHLLKGLEDLTGYAEIARGAYSIVYSAQAPNGRTVAVKIDRRPLADEGQRRRFQQEVTSAGRVSKHPCVVQMYSAGFTSQGHPYVVMEHCRESLSDYLAREHKLYPEDVRQIGVRIATALAAAHAEGIIHRDVKPANILINQQGQVVLADFGLSALSPQPAPGQPISIMATPAYAPLEVFQLQEIGPAADVYSLAATLYALLSGAPPRFPLEATRPLDINEVASLLHEPVDNLPGVSLLMVEMIRTALINNAQGRPTAEAFAEYLDSIPEESTGVFQAIDDSMVAPEPSPPREGTFGAFSAPPDEDVEAPVAARAAVEAALGSQGMNYDAPYGYEQPQGYDQPQNYDPSFSEALGRMPENVSSPNTAPTAQTGVVHPPIPVPEPVNDQGFDQWDDLSGESLPGRSFPQTEKPYESSLEHSPVRPSHDEGLYRHEAASFSPPAQRSPAKSAPLVDETQRWDNFASLDEAEAPAPETSAGPNTGMTRRERRLASGESDSSMGQLIGIGSVSLIVVIALVFGAIKLFGGNGSAPLEDNANDGVYVPECTLDMAGVACVAEPVCFNGAPGDDIAELACDNPHTWEAYAIGQLPEEVSEPTHQEALQSSIVTDACVDGHREDGPLQEFVGADRVSWETDVHLPTAEAFANGDRTFMCIARQANGETEMGHRFARG; this comes from the coding sequence GTGAACTCGGTTTCCTCCTACCCCACGGCCGCACGGGCGTCCGTACCGCAGGGGAACCGGAGACCAGACCAGCCGACAGCCGCCCCAGGCGGACCCGCTGTCGCCGTCCAGTCTCCGCCGCGCCACAGCGGCACCCACGCCCCCCAACAACCGCCGTCCCCCCACGGCGCACCCCACCACCCTCCAACGCCACAGCACCCCAGCGTTGACCTCGACCCGGCCCACCTCCTCAAGGGCCTCGAAGACCTGACCGGCTACGCCGAAATCGCGCGCGGAGCCTACTCCATCGTCTACAGCGCCCAAGCACCCAACGGGCGCACCGTCGCCGTCAAGATTGACCGTCGACCACTCGCCGACGAAGGACAACGCCGCCGCTTCCAACAGGAAGTCACCTCCGCCGGGCGCGTCTCTAAACACCCCTGCGTCGTGCAGATGTACTCCGCCGGATTCACCAGCCAGGGCCACCCCTATGTGGTCATGGAACACTGCCGCGAATCCCTATCGGACTATCTGGCCCGCGAACACAAGCTCTATCCGGAAGATGTCCGCCAAATCGGCGTCCGCATCGCCACGGCGCTGGCCGCCGCGCACGCGGAGGGCATCATCCACCGTGATGTCAAACCCGCCAACATCCTTATCAACCAGCAAGGTCAGGTCGTCTTGGCGGACTTTGGACTCTCTGCTTTGAGTCCGCAACCGGCCCCCGGCCAGCCCATTTCCATCATGGCCACTCCCGCATACGCGCCGCTGGAAGTTTTCCAGCTGCAAGAGATCGGACCCGCCGCCGACGTGTATTCGTTGGCGGCGACTCTGTATGCGCTGCTTAGCGGTGCGCCGCCGCGCTTTCCGCTGGAGGCGACGCGGCCGCTTGACATCAACGAGGTCGCCTCGCTGCTGCATGAACCGGTCGACAACTTGCCGGGTGTCTCGCTGCTGATGGTGGAGATGATTCGCACGGCGTTGATCAATAACGCCCAGGGGCGCCCGACCGCTGAGGCGTTCGCCGAATATCTCGACTCGATTCCCGAGGAGTCGACCGGGGTCTTCCAAGCCATCGACGATTCGATGGTCGCCCCGGAGCCCTCGCCGCCGCGCGAAGGGACTTTCGGAGCGTTCTCGGCCCCGCCGGATGAGGACGTCGAAGCGCCGGTGGCAGCTCGCGCCGCTGTCGAGGCCGCGCTCGGTAGCCAAGGCATGAACTATGACGCTCCGTATGGATATGAACAGCCGCAGGGGTACGACCAGCCGCAAAACTACGACCCGAGCTTCTCCGAGGCGTTGGGCCGTATGCCGGAGAACGTCTCGTCTCCCAACACCGCGCCCACGGCACAGACCGGAGTGGTTCACCCACCGATTCCGGTACCCGAGCCGGTGAACGACCAAGGCTTTGACCAGTGGGACGACCTCAGCGGTGAATCATTGCCGGGCCGGTCCTTCCCGCAAACGGAAAAGCCCTACGAGTCGTCGCTAGAGCATTCGCCGGTGCGTCCCTCCCATGACGAGGGCCTATACCGCCATGAGGCGGCGAGTTTTTCGCCTCCGGCGCAGCGCTCGCCCGCCAAGTCAGCCCCGCTGGTGGACGAGACTCAGCGTTGGGACAACTTCGCTTCGCTGGATGAGGCTGAGGCTCCCGCACCGGAGACATCGGCTGGTCCGAATACCGGCATGACACGCCGCGAGCGCCGCCTCGCCTCGGGCGAGTCCGACTCCTCGATGGGGCAGCTCATCGGCATCGGCTCGGTATCGCTGATTGTTGTCATCGCTCTTGTCTTCGGAGCCATTAAGCTCTTCGGCGGCAACGGTTCGGCGCCGCTGGAGGACAACGCCAACGACGGGGTTTATGTCCCCGAATGCACCCTCGATATGGCCGGAGTGGCATGCGTGGCCGAACCCGTCTGTTTCAACGGGGCTCCCGGTGACGACATCGCCGAGCTGGCGTGCGACAACCCGCACACGTGGGAGGCCTACGCGATTGGGCAATTGCCCGAAGAGGTGAGTGAACCGACCCACCAAGAGGCGCTTCAGTCGTCAATCGTCACCGACGCGTGTGTGGACGGGCACCGTGAGGACGGGCCCTTGCAAGAATTCGTCGGCGCAGACCGCGTGAGCTGGGAGACCGACGTTCACCTTCCCACCGCCGAAGCTTTTGCCAACGGTGACCGCACCTTTATGTGCATCGCCCGGCAGGCCAACGGCGAAACCGAGATGGGGCACCGCTTCGCCCGAGGCTAG
- a CDS encoding PhoH family protein: MPTSRTYVLDTSVLLSDPGAFSRFEEHTVVLPLVVISELEGKRHHPELGWFARECLRRLDELRIKHGQLDKPLPANESGGTLRVELNYTDCSALPAGFDPHSGDTRILNVARALAQTGEDVALVTKDMPLRVKAASVGINAEEYRHGQAIDPTWPGIADLGVTDVEMAALHRGETIDLPADEDLPCHTGLRLGGTSSSALGRVTADKQVRLVRGDREVFGIHGRSAEQRIAIDLLMDDEVGIVSLGGKAGTGKSALALCAGLEQVLEAQKHRKVLVFRPLYAVGGQNLGYLPGTEGEKMSPWAEAVFDTLSAVTNKHVIDEVLEREMLEVLPLTHIRGRSLHDVFVIVDEAQSLERGVLLTMLSRIGRNSKVVLTHDVAQRDNLRVGRHDGVASVIEALKGHPLFAHVTLTRSERSDIAEIVTNLLMN, translated from the coding sequence GTGCCTACATCGCGCACATACGTCCTCGACACATCCGTCCTGCTCTCCGACCCAGGAGCCTTCAGTCGGTTCGAAGAACACACTGTCGTCTTGCCCCTGGTCGTGATCAGCGAACTGGAAGGGAAACGTCATCACCCGGAACTGGGTTGGTTCGCACGCGAATGCCTGCGCCGCCTAGATGAACTCCGGATCAAACACGGTCAACTCGACAAACCGCTACCCGCCAACGAATCAGGCGGGACACTGCGCGTCGAGCTCAACTACACCGACTGTTCAGCCCTCCCCGCCGGGTTCGACCCGCACTCGGGAGACACCCGCATCCTCAACGTGGCCCGCGCCCTCGCCCAAACCGGCGAGGACGTCGCGCTGGTCACGAAGGACATGCCATTGCGGGTGAAAGCGGCTTCGGTCGGAATCAACGCAGAGGAGTACCGACATGGACAGGCTATTGACCCCACCTGGCCAGGGATTGCCGACCTAGGCGTCACTGACGTCGAAATGGCGGCCCTGCACCGCGGCGAAACCATCGACCTACCAGCGGACGAAGACCTGCCCTGCCACACGGGGCTACGCCTGGGCGGCACGTCTTCTTCGGCGCTGGGGCGGGTCACTGCTGACAAGCAAGTGCGTCTAGTCCGCGGCGACCGTGAAGTCTTCGGCATTCATGGGCGGTCCGCTGAACAGCGCATCGCCATCGACTTGTTGATGGACGACGAAGTAGGGATCGTGTCCCTGGGAGGAAAGGCCGGGACCGGAAAGTCAGCACTGGCCCTATGCGCTGGCCTCGAGCAAGTGCTCGAAGCGCAAAAGCACCGCAAGGTCCTGGTGTTTCGACCGCTGTATGCCGTCGGCGGGCAAAACCTCGGGTACCTGCCGGGCACTGAGGGCGAGAAGATGTCGCCCTGGGCGGAGGCGGTTTTCGACACGCTCTCGGCGGTGACAAACAAGCACGTCATCGACGAAGTTCTCGAACGGGAAATGCTGGAAGTGCTGCCGCTGACACACATTCGCGGCCGCAGCTTGCACGATGTGTTCGTGATCGTCGACGAGGCACAGTCGCTCGAGCGCGGCGTGTTGTTGACGATGCTCTCGCGCATCGGCCGCAATTCGAAGGTCGTGCTCACGCACGATGTCGCGCAAAGGGACAACCTGCGCGTGGGTCGGCACGACGGCGTGGCCAGCGTCATCGAAGCGCTCAAAGGCCACCCGTTGTTCGCCCACGTCACGCTGACGCGGTCGGAACGCTCCGACATCGCCGAAATCGTGACCAACCTGCTGATGAACTAG
- a CDS encoding AAA family ATPase, translating to MIIWINGTFGVGKTTTTRVVASLVKNAKIFDAEYVGYTLRSVLADIEPVENFQDWRPWRSLVVETARHIVDFAGGPLIIPQSVLVEQYWVELAEGFEKAGLPVSHFCLHADRDTIVKRIEGDEVEVSAKQWRLDHLDRYEAARPWLGASATTIDTTEISAVEAAETIAAQVK from the coding sequence ATGATTATTTGGATAAATGGAACGTTCGGGGTCGGGAAGACGACCACGACCCGGGTCGTCGCCAGCTTGGTGAAGAACGCCAAGATCTTCGACGCCGAGTATGTCGGCTACACGCTGCGGTCAGTGCTGGCCGACATTGAGCCGGTCGAGAACTTCCAAGACTGGCGGCCGTGGCGTTCGCTGGTGGTCGAAACCGCGCGTCATATTGTCGACTTTGCTGGCGGGCCATTGATCATTCCGCAGTCGGTGCTTGTCGAGCAGTACTGGGTCGAGTTGGCCGAAGGCTTCGAGAAGGCGGGCCTTCCGGTGTCGCACTTCTGCCTCCACGCCGACCGCGACACCATCGTCAAACGTATCGAAGGCGACGAGGTCGAGGTTTCGGCCAAGCAATGGCGCCTGGATCACCTGGACCGCTACGAGGCGGCGCGACCGTGGTTGGGCGCGTCGGCGACCACCATCGACACCACCGAGATTTCGGCAGTCGAGGCCGCTGAAACGATTGCCGCGCAAGTAAAGTAG
- a CDS encoding isoprenyl transferase, which translates to MGVQNMIYRVYERKLAKQIEGKPVPRHVGIMIDGNRRWARSMGYTDPNDGHRAGAKHLERFLTWCDEFGVSHVTVYMLSTENFSRPAEELNPLLKIIADLAADLSSAGLPWRIKTVGALDLLPEDLAASLKAAQERTEGRTGGASVNLAVGYGGHQEITDAVKSALTEYAAQGKSLDEACELLDSDTIGKHLYTTGQPDADLVIRTSGEQRLSGFLLWQSAYSEFYFCDTNWPDFRRVDFLRALRSFSNRNRRYGK; encoded by the coding sequence ATGGGTGTACAAAACATGATCTACCGGGTCTATGAGCGCAAGCTCGCCAAGCAGATCGAAGGCAAGCCAGTGCCTCGCCACGTCGGCATCATGATCGACGGCAACCGCCGCTGGGCCCGCAGCATGGGTTACACCGATCCCAACGATGGACACCGCGCCGGAGCCAAACACCTAGAGCGCTTCCTGACCTGGTGCGACGAGTTCGGCGTTAGCCACGTGACCGTCTACATGCTTTCCACAGAAAATTTCTCCCGCCCTGCCGAAGAGCTCAATCCGCTGCTGAAAATCATCGCCGACCTCGCCGCGGATCTCTCCAGTGCGGGACTGCCCTGGCGCATCAAGACTGTCGGCGCTTTGGATCTGCTACCCGAAGACCTGGCCGCATCTTTGAAGGCCGCGCAGGAACGCACTGAGGGCCGCACCGGGGGCGCGTCGGTGAACTTGGCGGTCGGCTACGGCGGGCATCAGGAAATCACCGACGCGGTGAAGTCGGCCCTGACCGAGTACGCCGCCCAGGGCAAGAGCCTGGACGAGGCATGCGAGCTGCTGGATTCCGACACGATCGGAAAGCACTTGTACACAACCGGACAGCCAGATGCCGACCTGGTGATCAGAACCAGTGGCGAGCAGCGACTCTCCGGTTTCCTTCTGTGGCAGTCTGCTTACTCTGAGTTCTATTTCTGCGACACCAACTGGCCCGATTTCCGGCGGGTGGACTTCCTTCGGGCATTGCGGTCATTCTCCAATCGCAACCGCCGATACGGCAAGTAG
- a CDS encoding phosphoenolpyruvate carboxykinase (GTP) has translation MDAVKTGLNQPPTQHPRLLDWVKEVAELTTPDRVVWCDGSDEEWDRLTSELVAFGTLTKLNEEKRPDSFLARTDPTDVARVEERTFICSHDKADAGPTNNWMDPEQMRGIMTDLYRGCMKGRTMYIIPFCMGPIEAENPMFGVEITDSAYVVASMHIMTRMGSKVLEAMGDDAQFVPALHSVGAPLEPGQTDVPWPSNETKYITHFPEDREIWSFGSGYGGNSLLGKKCYSLRIGSAMGRDNGWLAEHMLILRLTSPEGKVYHITGAFPSACGKTNLAMLEPTIPGWKVETLGDDIAWLRYGEDGRLWAMNPEYGLFGVAPGTDYKTNPNAMRTLEKGHSLYTNVALTDDGDIWWEGMGEAPDHLIDWHGNDWTPNSKGPSSHPNSRFCTPIKQCPVLAEQYDDPRGVPIDAILFGGRRASTIPLVTQARDWVHGVYMGATLSSETTAAATGKVGVVRRDPMAMLPFIGYNAGDYFNHWISVGKAADDAQKLPSVFYVNWFRRGEDGRFLWPGFGENARVLKWVVERLEGRGEAVESPIGFVPTPGAIDISGLDTDPEDLAASVRVDVEEWKEEIPLVEEWFAKFGDKLPAMLWAELDALKQRLGMND, from the coding sequence GTGGACGCCGTAAAAACTGGCCTCAACCAGCCACCGACTCAACACCCGCGCCTACTGGATTGGGTAAAGGAAGTAGCCGAGCTGACCACCCCCGACCGCGTCGTGTGGTGCGACGGGTCCGATGAGGAATGGGACCGTCTCACCAGCGAACTGGTCGCCTTCGGCACCTTGACCAAGCTCAACGAGGAGAAGCGGCCCGACTCCTTCCTGGCCCGCACCGACCCCACCGACGTGGCCCGCGTCGAAGAGCGCACCTTCATTTGTTCGCACGACAAGGCTGACGCCGGCCCCACCAACAACTGGATGGATCCCGAGCAGATGCGCGGGATCATGACCGACCTGTACCGCGGCTGCATGAAGGGCCGCACCATGTACATCATTCCCTTCTGCATGGGCCCCATCGAAGCCGAGAACCCGATGTTCGGCGTCGAAATCACCGATTCGGCCTATGTCGTGGCCTCGATGCACATCATGACCCGCATGGGTAGCAAGGTGCTCGAGGCGATGGGCGACGACGCCCAGTTCGTGCCCGCCCTGCACTCGGTGGGCGCTCCCTTGGAGCCCGGCCAGACCGACGTTCCCTGGCCCTCGAACGAGACCAAGTACATCACCCATTTCCCCGAGGACCGGGAAATCTGGTCGTTTGGCTCCGGCTATGGCGGAAACTCGCTGCTGGGCAAGAAGTGCTACTCGTTGCGCATCGGCTCGGCGATGGGTCGCGACAACGGCTGGCTGGCCGAACACATGCTGATCCTGCGTCTGACCAGCCCAGAGGGCAAGGTCTACCACATCACCGGGGCTTTCCCCTCCGCTTGCGGCAAGACCAACTTGGCGATGCTGGAGCCGACCATTCCCGGCTGGAAGGTAGAGACTCTGGGCGACGACATCGCCTGGCTGCGCTACGGGGAGGACGGCCGCCTGTGGGCCATGAACCCCGAGTACGGCCTGTTCGGCGTCGCCCCCGGCACCGACTACAAGACCAACCCCAACGCGATGCGCACGCTCGAAAAGGGCCACTCGCTGTACACCAACGTGGCGCTGACCGACGACGGTGACATTTGGTGGGAGGGCATGGGTGAAGCCCCTGACCACCTCATTGACTGGCACGGCAATGACTGGACGCCCAATTCAAAGGGGCCCTCCTCGCACCCGAACAGCCGCTTCTGCACCCCGATCAAGCAGTGTCCGGTATTGGCCGAGCAGTACGACGACCCGCGCGGCGTACCGATCGACGCGATCCTCTTTGGCGGGCGGCGCGCATCGACGATTCCGCTGGTCACACAGGCTCGCGACTGGGTCCACGGTGTGTACATGGGCGCGACCTTGTCCTCGGAGACGACCGCCGCGGCCACCGGCAAGGTCGGGGTGGTGCGACGTGACCCCATGGCGATGCTGCCGTTCATCGGCTACAACGCCGGCGACTACTTCAACCACTGGATCTCAGTGGGCAAGGCCGCCGATGACGCCCAGAAGCTCCCGAGCGTCTTCTACGTCAACTGGTTCCGCCGAGGCGAAGACGGCCGCTTCCTGTGGCCGGGCTTTGGCGAGAACGCCCGGGTTCTCAAGTGGGTCGTGGAACGGCTGGAGGGCCGTGGAGAGGCCGTGGAGTCCCCCATCGGATTCGTGCCCACCCCGGGAGCCATTGACATCTCCGGGCTCGACACGGACCCCGAGGACCTCGCCGCGTCGGTGCGAGTCGACGTCGAGGAGTGGAAAGAGGAGATTCCGCTTGTGGAGGAGTGGTTCGCCAAGTTCGGCGACAAGCTCCCCGCGATGCTGTGGGCGGAGCTTGACGCGCTTAAGCAGCGCTTGGGTATGAACGACTAG